A stretch of Nonomuraea africana DNA encodes these proteins:
- a CDS encoding MarR family transcriptional regulator, translating to MNSVRSGDGEAARQRRRLNAAIRESLRELSIQLSLLNHQVGGRLELKDVDVDCLDLINRYGPLTPSALAKRAGLHPATLTGILDRLERGGWVARERDPSDRRAVLVRALRERNAELLGLYAGMNASLEEICEGYGAAELEVVADFLHRTANAGRMATEELAGG from the coding sequence ATGAATTCCGTACGATCTGGAGACGGGGAAGCGGCGCGGCAACGGCGACGGCTGAATGCGGCGATCAGGGAGTCCCTGCGCGAGTTGAGCATCCAGCTCTCGCTGCTCAACCACCAGGTGGGCGGACGCCTCGAACTCAAGGACGTGGACGTCGACTGCCTCGACCTGATCAACCGGTACGGCCCGCTTACCCCGAGTGCGCTCGCCAAGCGCGCAGGCCTGCATCCTGCGACGCTGACGGGCATCCTCGACCGGCTGGAACGAGGGGGCTGGGTGGCGCGCGAACGCGACCCGTCGGACCGCCGCGCCGTTCTGGTCCGAGCGCTGCGGGAGCGGAACGCCGAACTGCTGGGGCTGTACGCGGGGATGAACGCGTCGCTGGAGGAGATCTGCGAGGGGTACGGGGCGGCCGAGCTCGAGGTGGTCGCCGACTTCCTCCACCGCACGGCCAACGCCGGACGAATGGCGACCGAAGAGCTGGCCGGCGGCTGA